One part of the Thermoanaerobaculales bacterium genome encodes these proteins:
- the gmk gene encoding guanylate kinase — protein sequence MSEPGVLFIVSSPSGGGKTTLIRAAIGRLAARGIGAHFSVSHTTRQRRPAEAEGIDYHFVDRATFEAMVQRGEFLEWAEYNGNLYGTARAEVEPRLAAGQDVFLDIEVQGATQVKTAVPDVVKVFVYPPSYEALKQRLVARRQDAPAAIRQRLRWAMRELGVAGEFDYAIINDRLDEAVDELFGICTAEHQRPKRMKSRLDAIRASYQSALEEDST from the coding sequence ATGTCCGAGCCCGGGGTCCTGTTCATCGTGTCCTCGCCGTCGGGCGGGGGCAAGACGACGCTGATCCGCGCTGCGATCGGCCGCCTCGCGGCGCGCGGCATCGGGGCCCACTTCTCGGTGTCGCACACCACCCGGCAGCGCCGTCCCGCAGAGGCCGAGGGCATCGACTACCACTTCGTCGACCGTGCGACCTTCGAGGCCATGGTGCAGCGCGGCGAGTTCCTGGAGTGGGCGGAGTACAACGGCAACCTCTACGGCACGGCCCGCGCCGAGGTCGAGCCGCGGCTGGCCGCCGGCCAGGACGTCTTCCTCGACATCGAGGTGCAGGGCGCGACCCAGGTCAAGACGGCGGTCCCGGACGTGGTCAAGGTCTTCGTGTACCCGCCGTCGTACGAGGCGCTGAAGCAGCGGCTGGTCGCCCGCCGGCAGGATGCGCCGGCCGCGATCCGCCAGCGGCTGCGCTGGGCGATGCGCGAGCTCGGGGTGGCGGGCGAGTTTGACTATGCTATTATCAACGACCGCTTGGACGAGGCGGTGGACGAGCTGTTCGGGATCTGCACCGCCGAGCACCAGCGTCCGAAGCGAATGAAGTCCCGACTCGATGCCATCCGAGCGTCCTACCAGAGCGCGCTCGAAGAGGACAGCACATGA
- a CDS encoding DNA-directed RNA polymerase subunit omega, whose product MIELPENFDSVFRYIVVVSQRAEQLINGAKPRVDSRHNKPTLAAMEDVDAGTVPWRVLSQAEIDAQRQAIVEQFRAEVAGEGFEPEHARVIPDVLPTLVSADEDEEPAAPEPEDRDTELVRLQRLLGMVGGRGAAGGGPEEFEEERDEEERDEDDDELDVEEGGEDLILDVEDDDSGFGDED is encoded by the coding sequence ATGATCGAGCTCCCAGAGAACTTCGACTCCGTGTTCAGATACATCGTCGTCGTGTCCCAGCGCGCCGAGCAGCTGATCAACGGCGCCAAGCCGCGCGTCGACAGCCGGCACAACAAGCCGACGCTGGCCGCGATGGAGGACGTCGACGCGGGGACGGTGCCGTGGCGCGTGCTGAGCCAGGCCGAGATCGACGCCCAGCGCCAGGCGATCGTCGAGCAGTTCCGGGCCGAGGTTGCAGGCGAGGGCTTCGAGCCCGAGCACGCGCGCGTGATCCCGGACGTGCTGCCCACCCTTGTCAGCGCCGACGAGGACGAGGAGCCGGCGGCGCCCGAGCCGGAGGACCGCGACACCGAGCTGGTGCGGCTGCAGCGGCTGCTCGGCATGGTCGGCGGCCGGGGCGCTGCGGGCGGCGGCCCCGAGGAGTTCGAGGAAGAGCGGGACGAGGAAGAGCGGGACGAGGACGACGATGAGCTGGACGTCGAGGAGGGCGGCGAGGATCTCATTCTCGACGTCGAGGACGACGACAGCGGCTTCGG